Within the Scyliorhinus canicula chromosome 6, sScyCan1.1, whole genome shotgun sequence genome, the region tgacgtgaaactataatacataaagtgaTCTATGTACAAAAGGGTAAAACaagagaaaaccaagagtccatcaggcaatctggtcacaggttgagtcggatcggcggtcgaacgttccgttgcgagcgacgtagctgtggtggcgacgttggCATAGGCGGCGTTGGTGacgacggtgcaggtgctggcggtgttagtgctggccagtggcgggatgactccgggagcgacccgaaatcttccatgtcgtCCAGCGTGGGAAGgggaatgagggatggacctggtggggacgaatatggGTGCGCCAGGGAAacggagggtggcgcgggggggggggggggggggggggggagaaaggggcgtgGGATCGGAAGCCGAgcgagccaggtccctgagcgagactgtgtcctggcggccgtcgggaactccacgtaggcatactgggggttcgcgtggagcaggcgtactttgtccaccaggggttccaccttgtggtgcctgacatgcctacgaagtatAACTGGGCCCAGAGTCATgaaccaagtcgggagcgacaccccggatgtagacttcctagggaaggcaaaaacgcgttcatggggtgtgtggttagtcgcggtgcacagtaatgaccgaatggaatggagcgtgtcagggaggacctgctgccagcgagaggctgggaggttcctggaccatagggccagctggactgccctccaaaccgtcctgttctccctttttacctgcccgtttccccgggggttgtagctggtcgtcctgctggaggcgatacccctgctgagcaggaactgacgcagctcatcactcatgaacgaggatcccctgtcactgtcgatgtagtcggggaaaccgaacagagcgaatatggaatccagggccttgatgatggtggcagacgtcatatccgggcatgggatggcgaaggggaacctagaaaattattTGACCACACTatggatgtaggtgttgcggttggtggaggggagaggccctttgaaatccacgctgaggcgttcaaaggggcgggacgctttcaccaggcgcgcgcggtctggcagttagaagtgcggcttgcactcagcacagacctggcagtctctggtgactgtccgtacttcctcgacggagtagggcagattgtgggctttgaccagatggtacaaccgagtgacccccggatggcaaaggctctcgtgtgaggcacggagctggttcacttgtgcgctggcacatgtaccccgGGAGACggcgttgagcttgccggggcgatacaaggtctcgtaattataggtggagagctcgatcctccaccgcaagattttatcatttttgatcttgccccgctgcgtgttgttgaacatgaaggctaccgaccgttggtcagtgaggagagtcagtgagccggccaggtaatgcctccagtgccgcaccgcttcaacgattgcctgggcctccttttcaacagacgaatgtcgaattttggaggcatggagggtgcgggaaaagaatgccacgggtctgccggcctgattcagcgtggcggcaagggcgacatctgaagcgtcgctctctacttggaagggcagtgtctcgtctaccgcgtgcatcccggccttggctatgtcagcgCAAATACGAGCGAATTTGAGggcgaggctctggaggttgcattgaaaatccaggcctagtaagagtgacgcgcagagggtggggagaatgtacaggcggaaacagtcgaattccacgccctgtacagtgagtttaaccaggcagaagccccggatcgggacagagtgggaaccggaggcaagggagatctgccggttggcgggatggacagcaagggagtagcgccttaccgtgtccgggtgaatgaagctctcggtgctcctggagtcgatgaGACAggaggtcacgtgtccgttgacgagcaccgttgtggaagatggtgccaggttgcgaggacgggactggtcgagcgtcacggaggcgagtagcgggcgatcggccgtCGAGTCTGACGAGTCCGACGTGTGGCGGCAGCGACCCCGGTCCCGTGGTCCCGtcctgaggggaggacaaaatggcggcgtctggagtacctgtgaggaagaagatggcggtggacaagatggcggcgcccatggagcgcacgttgtgggggcgggacaaaatggcagcgggCAAGATGGCGCtgaacatggcgggggcggagcccattgatcgcacgtggggtcgggtcAGCGggcggcagggcccattgtgcgattgcGATCTGCTGAGGCGGGGGGTtacgggcacaatagcatcaacCGTTCGGGACttgcacaccgctgcaaagtggcctttcttgccacaagctttgcaggtcatgGTGCGGGCTGcgcagcgctggcggggatgcttctgctgacctcagaagtagcagcggggacccccagggtgcgcggtgcggcgagcagcacaggcgtagtgcgcgggggcggctgctgggggggccggtgGCGGGATCCACGAGGAGTAGGacaggtgggccgagtggccagcgGGGTAGGATCGCGCATTCCGGGTGGCGGCCAtcattgatagcgccagagtctttgtagccACGAGAttgagagcggccccttccagcagtcgttgccggaggTGGTCCGATGCAATGCCGGTAACAAAGGTTTCCCGCATGAGTAAATCGGaatgttctgtggctgtgagggcctggcagtcgcagtctcgtactagaAGTATAAGAGCCCTCaaaaagtcctcaatcgactcacccggctgctggatgcgagtagagagtagatgtctcgcaaacagggtgttcgtcgactgtgcatagttctccttgagcagttccatggcccgggcgtaggtAGGAgtgtctcgaattagcggaaacacgctggagctgagtcttgagtaaagaagctgttgtttctgagcctccgaaggtggagggtccgctgaagagatgtaggcctcgaaatcTGCAAGctagtgaacaaagtctttcctggcgtggggcaactgcggatccagctgcaggcggtcaggtttaatcctgatgtccatggtgcaAGGAAAACCTCAGTAATaaattgtggtgctaacaattatacacaaagactcgagtgatgtacaaaagaggctttattacagtgagatgctattcctccggcagcagctgtagaatggcatctcagtgaaacttatgaatatttatacagctccctgtgggcggagctagcaggcaggggcttaccggagaaacctgtaatacaggtacggccagacatccccctactgcaagcacacacatatatacagtggttggatcaccacactTTGTTCCTTTGTCGGTGTTGTcgatgggtgggggatgggtcagagggaacaataggtgggattcTTGTTGGCGCcagagttgagagccaccaggctagctgggtgagctggtCTGCGGAAGCCAGGTGGGGGGTGCACATCTAGCTAGTTTATGGCTgaggttaggttacaaggggttgttgctggggggtgatctgctgacaagggagggacttgTATTTAGTAACATGGAGGTGGTCggaggtgggggctgccaggaggcgggccagggGAGGCGCGACACAGGGGCTAGGGGCGGGCCCaagaaaggagatggctgatcgacgaaggggcggggggggtcatggtgctccccaaccaggctgatcacctggaatgttagagggttacaCGGGCCGGTAAAGAGGGTACGTGTGTTCTCGTATCTGAGggcgctgaaggcggacgtaattatgctACAGGAGACTGATCTGAAAGTAGCTGACCAAgtcagattaaggaagggctggattagccaggtcttccactcggggctggatactaaaaccagaggggtcgcgatttTGGTTAATAAACTGGTGCAATTCAAGGTGGGCAGCACAATTTCGGATGGGGGTGTAGGTTTCTCATGGTGAGTgacaagcttgagggggtgagggtagttttggtcaatgtatatgccccaaattgggatgatatggattttattaagagactgctggggaagatacctgacctggacttgcacaggctgattatgggaggtgattttaacacagtccttgaccccgacctggaccggtcgtgttcgAAGAACAGATAGGGTGCAGGCGACGGCAAAGGAACTGAGGGGCTTCACTgcgcaaatgggggggggggggggggggggggggggggattgacccATGGAGGGCTAGTTGGCCGACGGGGAGGGCGTTTtcattctattcacatgttcatcaGGTGTATTCCCAAATTGATTTTTTCATCATGAGCAGGGATTTGCTGGCAGGGTTGATAGACATAGCATATTCAGCAATCGctattttggaccatgctccacatctgGTTGATTTGCAGGTCTGTAAGGAAAGCTTTCagtgcccacaatggaggctagaaGTGGTTCTGTTggtggacgaggcggtgtgtgagggtgaggaaatgtatgcaaaactacctgcaggtctaTGAcccaggggaagtctcagctgcggtgctctgggaggcactgaaggcagtggtgagaggggagctgatctcgattcgagcacatagggacaggacggacagggcagaaacaGACCGCCTGGTAAAGGAGATCTTACagatagacaggaggtatgcggagaccccgagggcagagctattaAGGGAACGGCGAAGGCTACAGACGgagtttggggtgttgtccaCAGATAAGGTGGTGGAGCAGCTTAGGAAGGAAAGGGGCACGATCtacgagcatggggagaaagccagtagaatACTGGCACAGCAatggaggaagagggaggcggctagggaaatagggaaggtAGTCGACAGGGGGGAAACTTGGTGGGAGATACGACAGGGCTGAACATGatgttcagggacttctacagtaaACCTTATacttcagaaccccccccccccactccacggggctggaggggatgaggcgctttttGGACGGACTGTCCTTCCCaagtgggtagggggttggggggccCCGATTAGGACTGAGGAAATATTGGAGGGCTTGAGGGCTATGCAATTGAATAAAGCCCCAGGGCCAAATGTGTATCTGGTGAAGTTCTATGAAAAAGTTCTGAGATAGTGggaccggtgctggttagggtttttaatgaggcaagagacagaggggtttTACCCCCGACAAcgtcacaggccaccatctccctgataCTGAAACAGGACGAAGACCAGGATAAGTGGATCCCATTGGCCGATCTCTCTgctcaatgtggatgcaaaatagTAATTGCTGGTGTCTGAACATAAAGAATTAACTTGGGCATTCTATTTCCTAATTTATTGTTTTGCAGCATTGCTTGCTAAACATTGACTCAATAGACTACCTATTTTCAGTATGGCAATCAAAAAAATGACTTCAAGATATACCAGTGGATATGTAACAATACAGATGCTGGTTAAATATTTCAATAACATcatcattgtggtgaatgtgattcacactatatatagttgccaatatcactccatgcatatatgtttgttatctacccattgtaagtgcagttgcactatccgaccaccaggggattcgctctgggagtacgcgagtttgtactgggctcctcccaggtctcctccccctgggaccaatgtataaagatcagtgccttagagccagcttgccatttcacctgaagttcaacgacgaataggctggctctattgtaagtgtattaaagcctcttgttcagatccaactacacgtgtttgctgaattgatggttccatcaatcatCAAATTCTAtcatgtagaaagaggccattctgctggTCATGCATGTGCTGCCTCTTAAGAGCCACCCCGATTGTCCCACTGCAGATTCTCCCCTTAATTATCCAGTTGCTCTTTGAACATTACTGATTCCACCACAATTGCAGATCATACGTTTCAGATTTTACCAACCATATGCGTGAAGAAATTGCTCATTTTACCGAAGGTTCTTTTGCCAACTACTTTTAACCTCAAATTTTGAATACGTGCACTAGGTCTCTTTTAATGCTCCTCTTTTCGAAGAATAATCCCAGCCTCTCCAGTCTCTATGATGatgctggaccagaccccaacagtggctgggataccagacagaaacacccaatattttattttaattttgtacgaCTGAGgtgaaaggatacctcactccaaaAGTGATGTCATACAAAAAATAGAGATATGGTGTAGTATTAACATTTCTTTAAAATCAGAGAGtcataaatttacagtgcagaaggagaccattcagcccatcagtctATACGAGCTCctaaaagagcacccgacccaagcccacacctccaccctacccccgtaacccagcaaacccATCTAACTTTCAGACACTACAGAGCAATTGAGCATGacaaatccactgaacctgcacatctttggactgtgggagggaactggagcatccagcggaatcacagacacaggagaatgtgcagactacacagacagcaacccagctgggaatcaaacctggtcacAACAAATCCCTcttcagaggccattcagctaatcaagtctgcaccacccacacttccaccttatccttgTAACCCCCAATAACATTCCTAACTTTTTGgatgcaaattagcatggccaatccacctaaactgcacatctttggactgtgggaggaagagcacccggcagaaacccacagacaggaagaatgtgcagactacacAGTCAGTAACCTTGCAGGgtatcgtacctgggaccctggtgctgtgaagccagtgTTATCCACTGGTGCTTCCGTGCTACCTCTTGGACTCTTCCCCGTTCCTCCATCGCTTCCTAGACTCATTCAAAGCTCATCTAGGCCCGGATGCCTCACCTCATGTTCACTTAACTAGGACAGTTTGAGGTCAGGTGCCCTCGTCTCAATTCCCTATGGAGGGGATTTTTTTCTGCAGACCCACCCTACCAAATCCTTCAATGCCTCAGATCAGCTTCAATCTTCAACACAGGAAGATTTAAACTCAGTTCTTAAACCCCAGTCTTCCTTCTGGCCAATCAGCATCAAGCCTGCTCAGAACAAGATGTCTCCTTTGAATCTTTGATTCCCAAATCCTGATGGAGCTCAAAAGCAGAACAATGAGATTAGAGGGCCTGGagccccaatttttaaaaaacaaaatcagatTCCATCTGTATTCCACCTGCAAACATTTGGATAACCAAGACCTGAATGAAGTTGAAGCACCAGATCAGATCTCTGGGGATCAGCAAATGTCAGTTCTCAAGTCAGACAATGTATTCCCTTCCCGGAGAGGGGAAACAGTGTTCCCActctctgcagggggtggggattgGAATCCAGTAAACAGCCCCACCAGGAGCTCCCTGACctacacaccccctctccccactgtatggggggggggggggaagaaactgAAAATTAACAGCCCCTGTAAAAACAACCCTCAATTAGAAGAAccatttaaggaggagatgtGGTTCTTGGATCTTTTGGAGTGCATAAACCCCAGCCATTATTTCCATGGACTCAGACGAACGAAATGCAGACAACAATCAGCTGCCAGACACAAGGAATCACTGCTTTATTATAAATTAATTTGATGGCTGGGTGAACAGAGTTTGATTCCATTTTCTGTACAGGAACAAGGTGATCAATGAAGCAGAGATCAGAGAGACAGCTGTCACAGTCAGGGTCACGATCAGGACCACCTCAGACTCCACACCTACAAACCAATGAGAAGCCAATGGTTAGTGAAGGAAACACTGAGGGGCAAATAGAAACCAACAGTCAGCCAACTCACCACCTGGAGACCTCTCCTGCATCCTTCCCTCATTCAGGGAGTCCGTTGCCAGGTTGGTCACATCAGTATCCAGAATGATCAGGGGTCCAAGTGAGGCTTCAGCCTCCCACTTCAATCCAACTTCATTCTCTGCAATATCAAACATTCCAGTtagagaggggaaaggggaaaCGTCCACCATCTAGAGAATCAATGTCCTACCAGCTTCAGCTACAAGATCTCTCCTTCCTCTGGATCCAAATCGCAGCTCCCTTGTGGCACAGTTACCCACACGGCAACATGCACAAATGTCAATGCTCGATTCCTCCAATGGGGTCCAGCTAAGCAAGACAAAAATCAGTCAAACAACTGTATTGTGCATCACAACAAAAGCCCATTTGAGAGAGAGCTTACATATTCTGCATCTTCTGGAAAGTACAAGCTTTGTTCCTGGAATCTCTCCGATCCACTGGAGCTACTTTCAGGTGACAGGTGATGAAAATCTGAGGGAAACATCAACACGTTGTTATTTAATGACTCCCTCCCAACACAGACCCCAATGATCAGTTTCCTCTTACCAATGAACGGTCATCTCCAAAGAAACGGAATGCATCCAGGTCAAACCGGAGCTTGTCCATCTCCCGCTCACCACTTGGCAACACAAAGGTTGAAAAGGAGTCCTCAGCTTGGCTGTCCAGGAGGCAACTGAAGATAGATTAAAAAGGGACATGAAGTGAATCAAGTGAAGCCAGAGAGATTGGAGCAGCTGGAGAAAGCAGAGAGCTCCTTACCCATTGTAGTCAATAATGCTGTATCTCGGGGTGGAGTCCTTGTCTGGGCTCAATGTAGCTACACAGCGGTCAATGTAGAGCTTCAGGCGCATGTGGTTGCTCATTGAAACAGAGGCCTCAATGTGAATGAGGTCACCCAGGTAGTAGACAGTGGAAGTGCGCTCTGTaagccagtcacctgaagaacaaGAGGATAAGGGTTGGAGACAGTGGGTGTCACTCCCAGTGAGTGAAGACAGGAAATCACTCCATCACATACCATTCATTAGGCgcagagagaatgaaagatgtccTTCTCCAGACCTGGTGGAGCTGAATGGGATCCAGGTAGGCCTGATGGGGTTACTGCTCACATTGCCCTTCCTGGAAAGACAGCAGAGTCATTTTAGGACAACTTCAGAGAACACCAACAGCTGTGGATCTTATTGGGCATCCAATAAAGATTCTCACCTAAAGTAACGACACTCAAGGGGAACGACAGCTCCATTCGTTCTCACAATGACAGATCCATGATACTCTGGGCTGTGGGTCAGGTGGGTGGTGTAGATCAGGAAATCTCCAGACATCTGAAAGACACCAGGTTAAGGAATGAAGAACTGATCTGAAATGAGAATGTTCTACACAGGGGTTAACAATGAACTCATCCCATCCAATTAAAACAATTCTAGGAGATTGGCTGGGTCAGTGCAAAGAGGCTGCTGGGCCCCAGCTGGAGTTGATGGGGGTTGGGAAATAGGAGGGTGCTCTCAGGTCAGGGTCCAATCATTTAGGAAAATCATGACAATGAATTTCTTCATTTAGCAGTTCATGAATCTCAAGAATTATCTATCCCAGAGAATTAGGAATGCTCAGTCACAGAGGATATTCAGTTCAGATGGATTTATTTTTGGACAGGGACACGAGGTTGTGGTAAGTCCAGCCCTCACCTTAATGGATGGGGTCCAGCCCTGATCCTAATGATTAggaaacaggctggaggggctgcatGGCCTCATTTTGTTATTAGTGTTGCTCAGCAACCCCCAGCCATTAATACAACAAGATCATTAGCACAAGACCAGTATTaattaaaagggaattggattcaATAGAAGACAGTATTGGCATGAAAAGGAGCCACAAGTTGACAATAACATGGAGCCTGGAAATAGAACAGTTTTAATCCAGGGCCCCATTGATTCCAATGGCTGGGAAAGTGGGAAGTATGGAGTTCCTCTTTAGTCCAATCCATCTGAATTCCCATTTCATTCTGTGCATAAACACCCAACTGGATTAAACTGGACTGAAAGCTCAGTTGGATTGATGTGAATGAGGGGGAAATAGAGCTGAAAAATCAACGAGGAAAAGCTCAGAGGAACCAAAGAGAAGCTTCCAGACCAATGGGGTCGATGTCACAACATTGAAGAGACTCAGACCAGTGGAAACAAAGTACAATCAAGGATCTAGTTTGCAGGTTTAAGACACAGGAGACCAGTATCTCCTCAATATCAATGACATCTCACCAAGTGTTGGAATAAAGAATGCAGCCCAATCTCCAGCCTAAGCTTAGAGCCAGAGTTGAGGTTTGACATTACCTGCAATTTGCTGCCACACTCATGGAGCCCATAGTCAAAGAGGACAGTGTGGTTCTGAGAGTAGATCCTGGTTGGCCGACAGCCTGCTGCCCCCAGGGTCAGGTCAGCAGCTTTAACCAGGTGCCTGGTTCCAAATAAATCCAGCTGGACCCTGACCAACAGCTTGTCCTCTGCACACTGCACCATCACAGTCTGCAGTGGAGACACACTTTGACCCTCAGACACACGGAAATGGGAACCAAAGGGAGGAAGAGGGACTCTCTGAGGCACAGAGGTGGCTTTGACTCTGCTCCATGGAAACCTCTGGCCCAGAAACTGTTGCCAAGTATCAGAGGAACAAACAGTTCCAACTAACACCAGCACTGGGAACAAAGCCCTCACtccaaaatcccccatgataccaAACAACTGAACCATCCTGTCCACCAGGGAGCAGCACCTTTTATACTCACAACCTGTACTCACCTGAACTCGTTTGAGGTCAATCAGCTAATTATACTAAAAGAAACAAACTCAGGGACAATTAAAAGGGGCTGCTCCTGATAGGGGCACtgtccaaataataataatctttcttattgtcacaagtaggcttacattaacctatTGAATGTAAgttaatgaagtcactgtgaaaagcccctggtcgccacagtctggtgcctgttcgggtacacggagggggaattcagaatgtccaaattacctaaccgcacgtttttcaggacatgtgggaggaaactggagcacccggaggaaacccacgctgacacggggagactgcagactccgcacagaaagtgacccaagccgagaatcgaacctgggaacatggtgctgtgaagcaacaatggtaagcactgtgctaccatgccgaccaGGGACAAGACAATACcccttacaattaccccttaaacaatgctaatgaaTATAGTGACACATtaacccttaattgctatctttatttccagtcaaacaacaaaaccatctcaggtcACAATCCATTTTTAAATACAGTGAGCACTCAGGAATGCTTGCTATATAGAGTTGTCTTGGATACTCCACTTtgtgaaagagagatcttttgagactgtttgaaagaaagagacctgacaccctgtcagagtaatgcagaatctctgactgtatttcttcagaaaccttcTCGGCTCAACTTGCAGCCAAAAGCTAAGGCTGAAAACCTTAACAGCTGACTGCTTCAACTCCTGGCTCCCATTAACTTGCACCTCCAGTAACCCCAGCTGACTGTCAAATGAGGATTCTTAAAAACATAACTGCAACAGTCACACAGtagcccaggcttttaact harbors:
- the LOC119967443 gene encoding zona pellucida sperm-binding protein 3-like isoform X2, with translation MVQCAEDKLLVRVQLDLFGTRHLVKAADLTLGAAGCRPTRIYSQNHTVLFDYGLHECGSKLQMSGDFLIYTTHLTHSPEYHGSVIVRTNGAVVPLECRYFRKGNVSSNPIRPTWIPFSSTRSGEGHLSFSLRLMNGDWLTERTSTVYYLGDLIHIEASVSMSNHMRLKLYIDRCVATLSPDKDSTPRYSIIDYNGCLLDSQAEDSFSTFVLPSGEREMDKLRFDLDAFRFFGDDRSLIFITCHLKVAPVDRRDSRNKACTFQKMQNIWTPLEESSIDICACCRVGNCATRELRFGSRGRRDLVAEAENEVGLKWEAEASLGPLIILDTDVTNLATDSLNEGRMQERSPGGVESEVVLIVTLTVTAVSLISASLITLFLYRKWNQTLFTQPSN